In Pelecanus crispus isolate bPelCri1 chromosome Z, bPelCri1.pri, whole genome shotgun sequence, the following are encoded in one genomic region:
- the DNAJC25 gene encoding dnaJ homolog subfamily C member 25: MAAGGSGGAAGPGPGRRWPLCLWLCAALLLPPAARGLTEGLYCGRRVCYEVLGVSRQASKAEIARAYRQLARKYHPDRYRGEPAAPGGGGPQAAHEKFLLIATAYETLKDEETRKDYDYMLDHPEEYYRHYYHYYSRRLAPKVDVRIVILVTVCAISVFQFFSWWSSYNEAINYLATVPKYRIQATEIARQQGLLNKTKEKGKNRRSKEEIREEEEEIIKDIIKNKIDIKGGYQKPKIYDILLFQILLAPFYLCKYVVWYCWWIYCFTIKGQEYGVEEKLYIIRRYMKMSQSQFDSLEDHQKETFLERQLWIRENYEVYKREQEEELKKKMAMDPRWKRYRRWMKNEGPGRLTFIDD, from the exons atggcggcgggcggcagcggcggggcggcgggcccgggcccgggccggcggTGGCCgctgtgcctgtggctgtgcgcggccctgctgctgccgccggcggcgcggggcctgACGGAGGGCCTGTACTGCGGGCGGCGCGTCTGCTACGAGGTGCTGGGCGTCAGCCGgcaggccagcaaggcggagATCGCCCGCGCCTACCGGCAGCTGGCCCGCAAGTACCACCCCGACCGGTACCGCGGGGAGCCGGCcgcgccgggcggcggcggcccgcaGGCGGCGCACGAGAAGTTCCTCCTCATCGCCACCGCCTACGAGACCCTCAAG GATGAAGAAACACGTAAAGATTATGACTACATGTTGGATCATCCTGAAGAGTATTACAGGCATTATTATCACTACTACAGCAGGAGATTGGCACCTAAAGTGGATGTCAGAATAGTGATTCTAGTTACGGTGTGTGCCATCTCCGTGTTTCAG TTCTTCAGCTGGTGGAGTAGTTACAATGAAGCTATCAACTACCTAGCTACAGTGCCAAAATACCGCATACAAGCTACTGAGATTGCCAGGCAACAAGGGTTACTCAACAAGActaaagaaaaaggcaagaacaGGCGGTCTAAAGAAGAAATTcgtgaagaagaggaagaaatcatcaaagacattattaaaaataaaatagatattaAAGGCGGTTATCAGAAGCCCAAGATATACGATATCCTTCTATTTCAGATCCTTCTCGCTCCTTTTTACTTGTGCAAATATGTAGTTTGGTACTGTTGGTGGATTTATTGTTTCACTATTAAAGGGCAAGAGTACGGTGTGGAAGAGAAGCTGTATATCATACGAAGGTACATGAAAATGTCTCAGTCTCAGTTTGACAGCCTAGAAGATCATCAAAAAGAGACCTTTCTTGAACGGCAACTGTGGATACGAGAAAACTATGAG GTTTATAAAAGAGAACAAGAGGAGGAGTTAAAGAAGAAGATGGCCATGGATCCCCGATGGAAGAGATATCGGAGGTGGATGAAAAATGAAGGGCCCGGAAGACTGACTTTTATTGATGATTGA
- the GNG10 gene encoding guanine nucleotide-binding protein G(I)/G(S)/G(O) subunit gamma-10, translating to MASGGSLSTMQRLVEQLKLEAAVERIKVSQAAAELQQYCMQNACKDALLVGVPAGSNPFREPRSCALL from the exons ATGGCGTCGGGCGGCAGCCTGAGCACCATGCAGCGGCTGGTGGAGCAGCTGAAGCTGGAGGCGGCCGTGGAGAGGATCAAG GTCtctcaggcagctgcagaactCCAGCAATACTGCATGCAAAATGCCTGCAAAGATGCCTTGCTTGTTGGGGTTCCTGCAGGGAGCAATCCCTTTCGAGAACCCCGATCCTGTGCTCTACTCTGA